The following are encoded together in the Anopheles nili chromosome 3, idAnoNiliSN_F5_01, whole genome shotgun sequence genome:
- the LOC128724806 gene encoding uncharacterized protein LOC128724806: MAQPLVSSCCRCYTLRSGSIATGILGILLSIISIIMIFTLRIDFKTILMDWLPQNVVKIIYALNLVMTILISLLMIMGVMKKNHFFMMPWVVLGLMLAIGVLISVIYNAVVHFIEGYVLTGSLWIVVGLLAVVFYVYLWIVVYSYFVSLKNENDRGRYSKQPYRR; this comes from the exons ATGGCGCAACCGTTGGTCAGTTCTTGCTGTCGGTGCTACACGCTCCGCAGCGGCTCTATTGCAACTGGCATCCTAGGCATCCTGCTGTCGATCATTTCAATCATCATGATCTTCACTCTGCGGATCGACTTCAAGACCATCCTAATGGACTGGTTACCGCAAAACGTGGTAAAAATAATCTACGCCCTTAATCTCGTCATGACCATCCTGATTTCGCTGCTGATGATCATGGGTGTGATGAAG aaaaatCACTTTTTCATGATGCCGTGGGTCGTGCTGGGTCTGATGCTGGCGATCGGAGTGCTGATTAGTGTGATCTACAATGCGGTGGTGCACTTCATCGAGGGTTACGTGTTGACCGGGTCGCTATGGATAGTCGTGGGGTTGCTTGCCGTCG tgTTTTATGTTTACTTGTGGATCGTGGTGTACAGCTACTTTGTGTCGCTGAAGAATGAAAACGATCGGGGAAGGTACTCGAAACAACCGTACCGACGGTAA